One genomic window of Branchiostoma lanceolatum isolate klBraLanc5 chromosome 5, klBraLanc5.hap2, whole genome shotgun sequence includes the following:
- the LOC136434549 gene encoding coiled-coil domain-containing protein 77-like, translated as MASPRPGSRRSPDRSTRTPPRGGTPTADDDDSPIPSVNERLGHLRPSRELLEYYRKKIAEFDGDHEEMVRKLDLYKATYEEQHKLGWEMRQREDEIAELQKALSDMQVYLFQEREHVLRLYSENDRLKIRELEDRKRIQHLLSLSGPQTGDITYFHREPPAKVTIPQRRPRQQHPHDGDEGVALRPPAYREAADLRRPPNRQGFVMITDTCSMMYLLRLTVVLCLYAASNTVVSVTLPRLLSSGEIYLPVLHATQSRVKNCNTELKDLHVRKVCTLVHSLNKVELAMLQPRKYIHVASSPFLMVFSCPPTSPTAKPRRPADKLTSPETEVYQKDNETLALHVEALQAQLEEQTKLAREQAEALLQDRQVRIEEQDAQRQRDADRIKGLTDRLQKTQDLLFTSTKDFLELKYEGRSDERRWMAEKDRLLRELDMAKDQLNISREKTILEVSEDGGEVTWQAREQHRIEVETLKQSVSQAQRLAEMYREQVIELEDQLSKIREEGDVSKEIFQDRTTKMSKRVQLMNQRYEALERRRAMEVEGFKNDIKMLRGRLKDVEKQLYRVTLGMGEPTPGDEFDMEILHNVRKTAGRSKKIVGEIKHLKAKIYGLENDLRKM; from the exons atggcgtccCCCCGTCCAGGTTCGCGCAG ATCTCCTGACAGAAGCACAAGAACGCCCCCTAGAGGCGGAACTCCCACTGCAGATGATGACGACTCACCTATCCCATCAGTCAACGAGCGGCTGGGTCACCTGAGGCCCTCTAGAGAGCTGCTGGAGTACTACAG GAAGAAGATTGCAGAGTTTGATGGCGACCATGAGGAGATGGTGAGGAAACTGGACCTGTACAAGGCCACGTACGAGGAGCAG CACAAACTTGGCTGGGAGATGAGACAGCGAGAGGACGAGATTGCTGAGCTGCAGAAGGCTCTGAGTGACATGCAGGTGTACCTGTTCCAG GAGCGCGAGCACGTGCTGCGCCTGTACTCGGAGAACGACCGGCTGAAGATCCGCGAGCTCGAGGACAGGAAGCGGATCCAGCACCTGCTCTCGCTCTCCGGCCCGCAGACGGGAGACATCACGTACTTCCACCGCGAGCCGCCCGCAAAGGTCACCATCCCGCAGCGCCGCCCGCGCCAGCAGCACCCACACGACG GTGATGAGGGCGTGGCCCTGAGACCCCCAGCATACAGGGAGGCAGCAGACCTGAGGAGACCTCCAAACAGACAAGGTTTCGTCATGAttactgatacatgtagtatgatgtaCTTACTTAGACTAACAGTGGTGTTGTGTTTGTATGCAGCCAGTAACACTGTTGTGTCAGTAACACTGCCACGTTTGCTGAGCTCAGGAGAAATCTACTTACCAGTCTTACATGCCACACAATCTCGAGTAAAAAATTGTAATACTGAACTGAAAGACTTACATgtaaggaaagtctgtaccttagtACACAGTTTAAACAAGGTTGAATTAGCCATGTTGCAG CCAAGGAAATACATTCATGTAGCATCTAGTCCGTTTCTCATGGTGTTTTCATGCCCTCCGACTTCCCCCACAGCCAAACCGAGGAGACCGGCGGACAAGCTGACGTCGCCGGAGACAGAGGTCTACCAGAAGGACAACGAGACCCTCGCACTGCACGTGGAGGCACTGCAG GCTCAACTGGAGGAGCAGACTAAGCTAGCGCGGGAACAGGCGGAGGCCCTTCTGCAGGACAGACAGGTGCGTATTGAGGAGCAGGACGCCCAGAGACAACGGGACGCCGACAGGATCAAGGGGCTCACAGACAG ACTGCAGAAGACCCAGGACCTGCTGTTCACCAGCACGAAGGACTTCCTTGAGCTGAAGTACGAGGGTCGGTCGGACGAGCGGCGCTGGATGGCGGAGAAGGACCGCCTGCTCCGTGAGCTGGACATGGCGAAGGACCAGCTCAACATCTCCCGCGAGAAAACCATCCTGGAGGTGTCGGAAGATGGAGGGGAGGTCACGTGGCAGGCACGGGAGCAGCACAGGATAGAAGTGGAG ACATTAAAGCAGAGTGTGTCGCAGGCCCAGCGGCTGGCTGAGATGTACAGAGAACAGGTGATTGAACTCGAGGACCAACTCTCCAAGATACGGGAGGAGGGAGACGTTAGCAAGGAGATCTTCCAG gACCGTACCACTAAGATGAGTAAGCGCGTGCAGCTGATGAACCAGCGTTACGAGGCGCTGGAGCGGAGACGTGCCATGGAGGTCGAGGGCTTCAAGAACGACATCAAGATGCTGCGGGGGCGTCTTAAAGACGTGGAGAAGCAGCTCTACAGG GTTACCTTGGGGATGGGTGAGCCGACGCCCGGCGACGAGTTCGACATGGAGATCCTGCACAACGTGCGGAAGACGGCGGGTCGGTCCAAGAAGATCGTGGGGGAGATCAAACATCTTAAGGCCAAGATCTACGGACTGGAGAATGATCTCAGGAAAatgtag